The nucleotide sequence GCGATGGCGGTGTGTCAGTCAACATGGATGCTGACTGGCAGAGAGCTATCGCGAGCAGGCTCGCTCCCACAAGGGTTTAGCTACATCCCAGCGAGAGCAACCTGTACTCACAGGTCCTGCATACCTATCACAAGGTTTGACTCAGTCCCCCACCTGACCGAAGCTTGCGACATTTCAAGCTTCCCGGTTATGGATTACCTGCATGCCCTCATCTCGCCGCTATCTTCTGCTCAGCCTCGGTGTCCTCCTGGTGATCGGTCTGGTTGCGGGATGGTTGCACAACAGCACCCCGCAGATCCCCGAGGCCATCAAGCGCGGCTACAGTGAAGCCCTGGCACAGGCGCGCAACGGCCTGCCGGGCGCGGCGAGAATGCTCTATCAGCAACTGGGGCGTCCAGACCTCTCGCCCAAGCGGCGCGTGTGGCTGCACGCCGAACTCCCCAACTATCCGAGCCCCCAGGCCCTGAAACTGGCGGATGCGGACCTGCACAACGAATCGGCGGATGTACGTCGGGCCGCCATCGGCAGCATTGTCGGGCTGGTACCCACGGGGCAACGCAGCCTGCTGCTGGGGCCGTTGCTCGACGATGACGACCCCAGCGTGCGGTTTGCCGCCGTGAACGCCCTGCTGGGCCTGTCACCGGATGACCTTGGCTTGTACTTCGGCGCCATGCAACTGGCCATCGACACCTGGGAACAACAACTTCAAGACGGCCCGCAAACCACCGAGTCGTTCTATCAACTCGCCCGCCTGCACCTGCACAACGCCGAGTTGAAAAAAGCCCAGGATGCTCTGGAACAAGCCCTGCGCCTACAGCCCGACAACCTGCCGGCCGTGGTCATGCAGATCGAAGTGCTGGACAAACAGGGCCAGGGCGAAGCCGCGCGACAATTACTCGCCAGGCAGTTGCAAACCCAGCCACAGTCAGCTTACCTGCAACATGCGCTGGGCATGTGGTTGCTGCAACATGGCCAGAGTGAATACGCGGTGCTCGGCCTGGCAAAAGCCGTGGAACTGGAGCCCGACAACCGTCATTACCGTTACGACCTGGCCACCACCCTGCATGCCGAGCAAGAACTGGAGGCGGCGCAGAAACAGTTGCAGGACATCGTCCAGCGCTACCCCGCCGATCGCGAGGCGCGGGTGTTGCTGATCAACTACTGGAAGGAAACCGGGCAGTTGCAGAACGTGCAGATCCTGTTGGCGAAACTGGAACAACTGAACCCCGACGATCCCGCGCTACAGCAAGGCCTGTAGGAGCCCTGTAGGAGCTGTCGAGTGCAACGAGGCTGCGATCTTTCCCCAAACAATGGAATCCAGAGCGAACGCCCAACCAATCAAGCTCAAGCTCAAAACCAAGTTCAAAAAATCGCAACCTTCGGCAGTGCCTACAGAGTTGTACAACTTCACAGGTTTTGTAGCAGGAAGCGGAACCGCCATCACCGCCAAAGGTCAAGTATTCAGACACTTCAACCTGCTATCTACTTCCCTAGCCATGAGGGAGCTATTCTTGCCTACATCTAACGAGTTGATCGACGCCAAAGCCGCCACCGGTATCGAAGGACTGGACGATATCCTCTCCGGCGGCCTGTCCCGCGGCCATGTGTTCCTGCTGGAAGGGGAACCCGGGACCGGCAAGACCACGGTCGCGTTGCAATTCATGCTGGCCGGTGCCCGAGCCGGTGAACGCTCGCTGTACATCACCCTGTCGGAAACCGAACGCGAACTGCGCCAAGGCGCGGCGTCCCACGGTTGGACGCTGGACGACAACATCCATATCTATGAATTGAGCCCGCCGGAAAGCCTGCTCGATGCAGAACATCAGCAAAGCCTGCTGTACTCCTCGGACCTGGAACTGGGGGAAGCGACCCGGCAGATCTTCGAGGTGGTCGAGCGGGTCAAGCCGACCCGGGTGGTCCTCGACAGCCTGTCGGAGATCCGCCTGCTGGCGCAGAGTTCCTTGCGTTATCGCCGCCAGATCCTCGCGATCAAGCATTATTTCGTGCGTTATGACGCCACGGTCCTGCTGCTGGACGACCTGACCACCGAGTCCCTGGACAAGACCGTGCACAGCGTGGCCCATGGCGTGATCCGCCTGGAAGAACTGACCCCTAACTACGGCGCCGAACGACGAAGGGTCCGGGTCATCAAATATCGCGGCCAGAAGTACCGCGGCGGCTTCCATGATTTCACCATCCTGGCCGACGGCGTGCATGTCTTCCCGCGCCTGGTGGCGGCCGAACACCGCGGCGGCTATCAGCGCGAACAGCTGTCCAGCGGCCTGGAGGGTGTGGATGCCCTGCTGGGCGGCGGCATCGAAAGTGGCTCCAGCACCTTGATTCTGGGGCCGGCCGGCACCGGTAAATCGTTGATCTCGATGCTCTTCGCCGTCGCTGCCGTGCAGCGTGGCGAAAAAGCCGCCCTGTTCATTTTCGATGAAGAACTGAGCTTGCTATTCGATCGCATGAAGAACATGGGCATCGACCTGGAGTCGCTGAGGGAATCCGGCAACCTGTCGATCGAACAAGTGGATGCGGCCGAACTGTCCCCCGGTGAGTTCTCGCACCGGGTCCGTCGTTGCGTCGATGACGGCGATATCAAGACCGTCGTGATTGACAGCATCAATGGCTACCAGGCCGCCATGCCGGAAGAAAACGCCCTGGTCTTGCACATGCACGAGCTGTTGCTCTACCTCAACCGCCGGGGCGCGTCGACCTTCATGACCGTCGCGCAACATGGCCTGGTGGGTGACATGCAGGCGCCGGTGGACATCACCTACCTGGCCGACACGGTCATTCTGTTGCGTTACTTCGAGGCACTGGGCAAGGTCCGCCGGGCGATCTCCATCATCAAGAAGCGCACCGGCAGTCACGAGTCCACCATCCGCGAATACCGCATCGGCAGCCAGGGCATGACTGTCGGTGAACCGCTGGAAGCGTTCCAGGGCGTGTTGCGTGGAGTACCCACCTATCTCGGCGAAGGCAATCCGCTGCTCAAGGATGAAGCTCGGTGACCCTGGCTGAGCCCCTGTCCGAGCGGGCACTGATCCTCGCACCGTTGGGGCGGGACAGCCAGGTCGCCCTGATGATCCTCAACGAAGCCGGCTTCCCGGGCCTCATCTGTCGGCACCTAGGGCACTTGTGCGAAGAGCTGGAGCTTGGCGCCGGCTTGCTGCTGGTGTCCTCCGAAGCCCTGCTGGGACCCGGCCTGGAAGCCCTGTTCAACCAGATTGACCAGCAACCGGCCTGGTCGGACCTGCCCATCGTCCTGTTGACCCACCATGGCGGTCCGGAGCGAAACCCGACAGCACGGCTCGGCACACAGCTGGGCAACGTGACCTTCCTGGAGCGCCCTTTCCACCCGGTGACCCTGATCAGCCTGGTAACCACCGCCCTGCGCGGACGCCGAAGGCAGTATGAAGCCCGTGACCGCCTGATCGACCTCAGCAACAGTGAGCTGCGGCTGCAAAACACCCTGGAAACCCTCGAACAGCAGGTCCAGGAACGTACCGCTCAGTTGCGCCACAACGAAGAAGCCTTGCGCCAGTCGCAAAAGATGGAAGCGGTTGGCCAGCTCACCGGCGGCATCGCCCACGACTTCAACAACATGCTCACCGGGATCATTGGCAGCCTCGAACTGTTGCGCAGGCGCCTGGCTCGGGGCCGGACCGAAGACTTGGACAGCCTGATCGACCTGGGCGTGACCTCGGCCAACCGCGCCGCCGGCCTGACCCATCGATTGCTCGCCTTCTCCCGGCGACAATCGCTGGATTCCAAGGCCGTGCAGATGAACACCCTGGTGCTGTCCATGGGCGAGCTGTTGCAGCGTAGCCTCAATGAAAGCATTCGCCTGGAC is from Pseudomonas sp. B21-056 and encodes:
- a CDS encoding tetratricopeptide repeat protein yields the protein MPSSRRYLLLSLGVLLVIGLVAGWLHNSTPQIPEAIKRGYSEALAQARNGLPGAARMLYQQLGRPDLSPKRRVWLHAELPNYPSPQALKLADADLHNESADVRRAAIGSIVGLVPTGQRSLLLGPLLDDDDPSVRFAAVNALLGLSPDDLGLYFGAMQLAIDTWEQQLQDGPQTTESFYQLARLHLHNAELKKAQDALEQALRLQPDNLPAVVMQIEVLDKQGQGEAARQLLARQLQTQPQSAYLQHALGMWLLQHGQSEYAVLGLAKAVELEPDNRHYRYDLATTLHAEQELEAAQKQLQDIVQRYPADREARVLLINYWKETGQLQNVQILLAKLEQLNPDDPALQQGL
- a CDS encoding ATP-binding protein; the protein is MTLAEPLSERALILAPLGRDSQVALMILNEAGFPGLICRHLGHLCEELELGAGLLLVSSEALLGPGLEALFNQIDQQPAWSDLPIVLLTHHGGPERNPTARLGTQLGNVTFLERPFHPVTLISLVTTALRGRRRQYEARDRLIDLSNSELRLQNTLETLEQQVQERTAQLRHNEEALRQSQKMEAVGQLTGGIAHDFNNMLTGIIGSLELLRRRLARGRTEDLDSLIDLGVTSANRAAGLTHRLLAFSRRQSLDSKAVQMNTLVLSMGELLQRSLNESIRLDMQLDDQLWIAEADPNQLESALLNLVLNARDAMPDGGTLVVQTRNKHLDAGFTDAYSNLEPGDYVVLSVQDSGCGMPEAVINRAFDPFFTTKPIGQGTGLGLSMIYGFSKQSRGHVTIDSNVGKGTTVSLYLPRFLGEEVPEPLVDTQHASHALAGETVLIVEDDPAVRVLVSSVLGELGYAFLEAADANGAVPILQSGRRIDLLISDVGLPGMNGRQLAEIGRQIRPDLRVLFITGYAEHAAVRGGFLDPGMQMITKPFTFDLLTAKVREMIGT
- a CDS encoding ATPase domain-containing protein; the protein is MPTSNELIDAKAATGIEGLDDILSGGLSRGHVFLLEGEPGTGKTTVALQFMLAGARAGERSLYITLSETERELRQGAASHGWTLDDNIHIYELSPPESLLDAEHQQSLLYSSDLELGEATRQIFEVVERVKPTRVVLDSLSEIRLLAQSSLRYRRQILAIKHYFVRYDATVLLLDDLTTESLDKTVHSVAHGVIRLEELTPNYGAERRRVRVIKYRGQKYRGGFHDFTILADGVHVFPRLVAAEHRGGYQREQLSSGLEGVDALLGGGIESGSSTLILGPAGTGKSLISMLFAVAAVQRGEKAALFIFDEELSLLFDRMKNMGIDLESLRESGNLSIEQVDAAELSPGEFSHRVRRCVDDGDIKTVVIDSINGYQAAMPEENALVLHMHELLLYLNRRGASTFMTVAQHGLVGDMQAPVDITYLADTVILLRYFEALGKVRRAISIIKKRTGSHESTIREYRIGSQGMTVGEPLEAFQGVLRGVPTYLGEGNPLLKDEAR